One Papio anubis isolate 15944 chromosome 9, Panubis1.0, whole genome shotgun sequence genomic window carries:
- the B3GNT4 gene encoding N-acetyllactosaminide beta-1,3-N-acetylglucosaminyltransferase 4 isoform X2, which translates to MNQSSPPARAGRFGSPSPVRTRGGCRPRPSAASGPAPHQKGSCALRRVESRALGSPRLGGRRGEAVRTTRAAAQPGLKPPGTEPSHLPCALLGEWHRRPPGPLAHSPRCFHTRDSSPFDPAAARHPKHGDSLQLPFMLPPQPSAAHQGRGGRSGLLPKGPAMLRRLGWLVSYSLAVLLLGCLLFLRKEAKPAGDPMAHQPFWAPPAPRHSRCPPNHTVASASVSLPSRHRLFLTYRHCRNFSILLEPSGCSKDTFLLLAIKSQPGHVERRAAIRSTWGRAGGWAKGRQLKLVFLLGVAGPAPPAQLLAYESREFDDILQWDFTEDFFNLTLKELHLQRWVVAACPQAHFMLKGDDDVFVHVPNVLEFLDGWDPAQDLLVGDVIRQALPNRNTKVKYFIPLSMYRATHYPPYAGGGGYVMSRATVRRLQATMEEAELFPIDDVFVGMCLRRLGLSPMHHAGFKTFGIRQPLDPLDPCLYRGLLLVHRLSPLEMWTMWALVTDEGLKCAAASIPQR; encoded by the exons ATGAACCAGAGTTCGCCCCCTGCCCGCGCCGGGCGTTTTGGGTCACCTAGTCCTGTGAGGACCAGAGGCGGCTGTCGCCCGAGGCCGAGCGCAGCCTCAGGACCCGCGCCCCACCAGAAGGGGTCGTGCGCCCTGCGGCGGGTGGAGAGCCGGGCTCTGGGGTCTCCGCGGCTCGGAGGGCGGCGGGGCGAGGCTGTGCGGACCACCCGGGCCGCGGCGCAGCCTGGACTGAAACCTCCCGGGACGGAACCAAGCCACCTGCCGTGCGCCCTTCTCGGTGAATGGCACCGCCGCCCACCCGGGCCCCTCGCCCATAGCCCGCGGTGCTTTCATACCCGAGACTCATCTCCCTTCGACCCTGCCGCCGCCCGGCATCCCAAGCACGGAGACAGTCTCCAGCTGCCCTTCATGCTTCCTCCCCAGCCTTCCGCAGCCCACCAGGGAAGGGGTGGTAGGAGTGGCCTTTTACCAAAG GGACCGGCAATGCTCCGCAGGCTGGGCTGGCTGGTCTCGTACAGCCTGGCTGTGCTGTTGCTCGGCTGCCTGCTCTTCCTGAGGAAGGAGGCCAAGCCCGCAGGAGACCCCATGGCCCACCAGCCTTTCTGGGCTCCCCCAGCACCCCGTCACAGCCGGTGTCCACCCAATCACACAGTGGCTAGCGCTTCTGTGTCCCTGCCTAGCCGTCACCGCCTCTTCTTGACATATCGCCACTGCCGAAATTTCTCTATCTTGCTGGAGCCTTCAGGCTGTTCCAAGGATACCTTCTTGCTCCTGGCCATCAAGTCACAGCCTGGTCACGTGGAGCGCCGTGCGGCTATCCGCAGCacgtggggcagggctgggggctgggctaaGGGCCGGCAGCTGAAGCTGGTGTTCCTCCTGGGGGTGGCAGGACCCGCTCCCCCAGCCCAGCTGCTGGCCTATGAGAGTAGGGAGTTTGATGACATCCTCCAGTGGGACTTCACTGAGGACTTCTTCAACTTGACGCTCAAGGAGCTGCACCTGCAGCGTTGGGTGGTGGCTGCCTGCCCCCAGGCCCACTTCATGCTAAAGGGAGATGATGATGTCTTTGTCCACGTTCCCAATGTGTTAGAGTTCCTGGATGGCTGGGACCCGGCCCAGGACCTCCTGGTGGGAGATGTCATCCGCCAAGCCCTGCCCAACAGGAACACTAAGGTCAAATATTTCATCCCACTCTCAATGTACAGAGCCACCCACTACCCACCCTATGCTGGTGGGGGAGGGTATGTCATGTCCAGAGCCACCGTGCGGCGCCTCCAGGCTACCATGGAAGAGGCTGAACTCTTCCCCATTGATGACGTCTTTGTGGGTATGTGcctgaggaggctggggctgagCCCCATGCACCATGCTGGCTTCAAGACATTTGGAATCCGGCAGCCCCTGGACCCTTTAGACCCCTGCCTGTATAGGGGGCTCCTGCTGGTGCACCGCCTTAGCCCCCTAGAGATGTGGACCATGTGGGCACTGGTGACAGATGAGGGGCTCAAGTGTGCAGCTGCCTCCATACCCCAGCGCTGA
- the B3GNT4 gene encoding N-acetyllactosaminide beta-1,3-N-acetylglucosaminyltransferase 4 isoform X1 yields MLRRLGWLVSYSLAVLLLGCLLFLRKEAKPAGDPMAHQPFWAPPAPRHSRCPPNHTVASASVSLPSRHRLFLTYRHCRNFSILLEPSGCSKDTFLLLAIKSQPGHVERRAAIRSTWGRAGGWAKGRQLKLVFLLGVAGPAPPAQLLAYESREFDDILQWDFTEDFFNLTLKELHLQRWVVAACPQAHFMLKGDDDVFVHVPNVLEFLDGWDPAQDLLVGDVIRQALPNRNTKVKYFIPLSMYRATHYPPYAGGGGYVMSRATVRRLQATMEEAELFPIDDVFVGMCLRRLGLSPMHHAGFKTFGIRQPLDPLDPCLYRGLLLVHRLSPLEMWTMWALVTDEGLKCAAASIPQR; encoded by the coding sequence ATGCTCCGCAGGCTGGGCTGGCTGGTCTCGTACAGCCTGGCTGTGCTGTTGCTCGGCTGCCTGCTCTTCCTGAGGAAGGAGGCCAAGCCCGCAGGAGACCCCATGGCCCACCAGCCTTTCTGGGCTCCCCCAGCACCCCGTCACAGCCGGTGTCCACCCAATCACACAGTGGCTAGCGCTTCTGTGTCCCTGCCTAGCCGTCACCGCCTCTTCTTGACATATCGCCACTGCCGAAATTTCTCTATCTTGCTGGAGCCTTCAGGCTGTTCCAAGGATACCTTCTTGCTCCTGGCCATCAAGTCACAGCCTGGTCACGTGGAGCGCCGTGCGGCTATCCGCAGCacgtggggcagggctgggggctgggctaaGGGCCGGCAGCTGAAGCTGGTGTTCCTCCTGGGGGTGGCAGGACCCGCTCCCCCAGCCCAGCTGCTGGCCTATGAGAGTAGGGAGTTTGATGACATCCTCCAGTGGGACTTCACTGAGGACTTCTTCAACTTGACGCTCAAGGAGCTGCACCTGCAGCGTTGGGTGGTGGCTGCCTGCCCCCAGGCCCACTTCATGCTAAAGGGAGATGATGATGTCTTTGTCCACGTTCCCAATGTGTTAGAGTTCCTGGATGGCTGGGACCCGGCCCAGGACCTCCTGGTGGGAGATGTCATCCGCCAAGCCCTGCCCAACAGGAACACTAAGGTCAAATATTTCATCCCACTCTCAATGTACAGAGCCACCCACTACCCACCCTATGCTGGTGGGGGAGGGTATGTCATGTCCAGAGCCACCGTGCGGCGCCTCCAGGCTACCATGGAAGAGGCTGAACTCTTCCCCATTGATGACGTCTTTGTGGGTATGTGcctgaggaggctggggctgagCCCCATGCACCATGCTGGCTTCAAGACATTTGGAATCCGGCAGCCCCTGGACCCTTTAGACCCCTGCCTGTATAGGGGGCTCCTGCTGGTGCACCGCCTTAGCCCCCTAGAGATGTGGACCATGTGGGCACTGGTGACAGATGAGGGGCTCAAGTGTGCAGCTGCCTCCATACCCCAGCGCTGA